Sequence from the Myxocyprinus asiaticus isolate MX2 ecotype Aquarium Trade chromosome 44, UBuf_Myxa_2, whole genome shotgun sequence genome:
GTTAGTACCACCACAATAGTTTTTGGTTTGTATTTTAgtgattattttaattgtttattctTTTCCATTATAGGGTGATCTTGTGCGTCAGTTGAAGGCAGAGAATGCTCCTGATGTAGATGTCACAAAGGCAGTAGCAGAGCTCAAAGCTCGGAAGAGAATCCTTGAGGCCAAAGTAAGGAACTGTTATTTGTTACCTGTTGTCTGTCGCTGTAAGGTTCTGTGAAATTCCATGAAGATTTGAAATGAGTGCATCTTCTTTGACAGCTTGAATAGGTGActtgtatttcattttgttttgtctgtCCTGTTGTACTCATCCCTTTTTGCAGGAGCTTTCCTTACAGTCCAAAGATGACATTGTGGACCGAACCAAGATGGAAGACACTCTAAAAAGACGGTTCTTTTATGATCAGGCATTTGCCATATATGGGGGTAAGTCTTTTCAGggtatccatccatccgtctgtccgtgTTTTGACGGTGGGTTTTGGGCAGGGCAGGAGGTTAGTGCAAATTACATGTTTTGTGCATTGAACTTTGAAAAGTGCATCATTGAACGCGGAATGAAAATTAAACAATTTGTACAATATCACAAAATACCATAATCCAAAACGAAAAAATCGTTTGCATTGGCTTTAAGatttctgtctgttattgcaCCAATAGCCTGTCTTAAACGTCAGTAACATGTAAACTTAAATGgctaaaaatattcaagaatgtCAAAATCTGTTAATATAGCTATCTAAACTGAAAATTTCAACAAGATTAAATATCAGTAAACAGCTGGACAATAATTAAATGGTTCACTCCTATCTCCACTGAAAACTTCAACATTTTTTCAACAgggataaaaataacattttctggTTTTAGAGAGGACCTCACCGGGGTTACGATGTTTCCAGCAGTACTGAATACACGTTCCTTCAACAAAattaggtgtttttttttgttttttgttttttattgtattttttttttttgttttttttattccgaAAACAAAGAAGAGATGGAACATAATATTCATCTTCAGGATAATTTAACAATTAAAttctgttgacgaaaatatgacatgaaataaataagatattaccATGCATGTACAGTTGtatttagaagaagaaaaaaacatgttgaATAAAACCTTGTCAAAGAATCCAGTCATAGTATTTTCAGGAGATTACCATCTGAGCTGCGGGAGCTAAACACTGAAAAACTGAAGtgctgttttaaaaatgcatcctaAATTacattaatcagctatatcaacCACATAATAATATTACCACTTACATCTTCACATACAATGAAGCGAAAGCAGAGCTGAACCTAAAAGTTGTGTTCTGGATgtgtaacttgcattgtgaataggCCGATGCTGTAACAATGCACTATGTAGTACAAAATCCTAAAGTCTCTAAAGAACAGAAAATTAATACCGCTCTAGCATGAAGAATGAACAACACCATAGTTAAGGATCCAATATTTCACTATACTCCTATGTgaatatttcattaatttcagattttcgCAAGGTCTTATAAGTTGATACATTTATGTGCAAATTGCTggtgtccgtccatccatccatccattcatccaaccAAACtaattgtttgtttcttttttttgtctgAGAAAGGCGTGAGCGGTCTGTATGACTTCGGGCCTGTTGGTTGTGCTCTGAAGAACAATATCCTTCAGGTGTGGAGGCAACATTTTATCCAAGAAGAGCAGATTTTAGAGATTGACTGCACAATGCTCACACCTGAACCTGTTCTCAAGTGAGCTCATCTGTCCATTCATACTTTGAGTTCACTAGACAATCTGTTGCTCTGGCATTGTCTCTGGAATAGCTCTCATTTActgtttttgtgttctgcatttaAGGACATCAGGGCATGTGGATAAGTTTGCTGATTACATGGTAAAGGATGTCAagaatggagagtgttttcgtgCCGACCATCTCCTTAAAGGTACATTCTTGTTTCTTAATACAACAACATCTGCTCCAGTAGTATGTGTTGATTGCTTTGAGAAATCAGGTCAGATCTGTTTTCAAGTGAAATGACTTGCCCCTGGCCTTAGTCGGTGTTCTGCGGTAAAGGAAAACGGTGGTATCAGTTAAAAGGGTTTATCAGGGGAACCGTCAGACTCCATCATCTGTAGACCACCAACCAGACTGCAAAGACAGAGTTCTTTATCAAAACACTTTAACAATTTGCATTGTGAAGTAGCCATGTAAATATGTTGTCACTAGGCTCTCTTTGAATTTGAGACTAAGATACCAAGGTGGACCAAGATACCAAGGtgcttacagggatagttcacacaaaaaatgaaaattctctcatgatttacgcGCCCTCAATCCACCCCAGTTGTGTATGAAttcagaacacaagtgaagatttttagaagaatatttcagctctttaggtccatacaatgcaattgaatgttggccagaactttgaaggctcaaaaaggacataaaggcagcataaaggtaatccataaaacggcagtggttaaatccatatcttctaaagcgacttcttgggtgtgggtgagaaaccgatcaatatttatgttctttctttttttttttttttttttactgtaaatctagacttttactttcacttccacattctagtATGAAAGTGTTttccacattcagccacctactggttggggctggtcaaaggtggaggtttatagggatggcatgagggtgagtaaattatgagaattttcattttgggtgaactatccctttaactttttaCTTGAATGCTCTGTGGTAGAAATGTATAGCTGGCAAGtcgcaaaaatgtagtgttatTATTGGAGGTGTAATTATTGTTGAGGAAACTGTTTAGTCAGGCTTAATCCTCAGTTTTAGTCACACCATAAAACCTGATCTAGTAAGAATTTATAGTTGAATGTAAAATACttgattaacatttaaaaaaaattttttttttttattagaaacagACTTCTTAATTATTGTacattgtaatgtttgaaattggaCATTTTAATACAGGCTTTACTGATAATATTTAccattaatttttgttttctcagcTCATCTACAGAAATTAATGAGTGACAAGAAATGTCCTGCAGAAAAGAAAACTGAAATTGAGAGTGTCATCACACAGGTATGTGTCACTTTGAAGAACTGTCTCTCTAAATATGGCAGTGTTGATTTCACGACTAGCATTTTGGagtgaaacttttattttggaaaaTGAGCATTTGTCTTAGAGAAGTAGTTATTTGATTGATACATTGATCAGTTGTATTCTGCTCTTTTTAGATGGATAACTACACTCAGCAGGAGCTGGCAGATTTGTTTGTGCAATACAATGTCAAGTCGCCCAGTTCAGGAAATGATCTTACACCTCCCATCTCATTTAACCTGATGTTCCAAACCTCCATTGGACCTGGGGGGAACATGCCAGGGTACGCTTGGCACCCACCGCCTGATGACATCCTGCTCTTGATTTTGTTCCTAGAGTAAGACATTTTTTGCATTAGATGATGTTCATTTGGTTTACATTATTTCCTCAGCTATTTGAGGCCAGAAACTGCTCAGGGAATCTTCCTCAACTTCAAACGTCTTTTGGAGTTCAACCAAGGGAAGCTGCCTTTTGCTGCAGCCCAGATCGGAAACTCCTTCAGAAATGAGATCTCGCCTCGCTCTGGATTAATTCGTGTCAGGTGTGGGTTATGATATTCTTTGAAAATAAATCTGACCAATTGTTTGTGCGTCACAGAAGTGTTTCTATTAGGATCTCACATGAAGTAATGATGTGGATATTTCTCTCCTTTTAGAGAGTTTACGATGGCTGAGATTGAGCACTTTGTCGATCCGAATGAAAAGGTTCATTTCAAGTTCTCCAATGTTGCCGATCTGGAAATCATGCTTTATTCTTCCAAAGCACAAACCAGTGGGCAATCTGCCAAAATAATGAGGCTGGGTGATGCAGTGGAGCAGGTCAGGAaagatttattgatttattctcGATTTATTCTGTATTGATTATGATTAACAGTTATCGGTTGTACTAACAAACATCTTTGCTTTGAAGGGAGTCATCAACAACTCCGTCTTGGGCTACTTTGTTGGAAGGATCTACCTTTATCTGGTCAAAGTGGGTGTGGCAAAGGACAAACTTCGTTTCCGTCAGCACATGGACAACGAGATGGCTCACTACGCCTGTGACTGCTGGGATGCTGAGACCAAAACTTCTTATGTATGTTCGGTGTTGCCTTGAATACATTCCCCACCATTCTGACTTAACCtggtgtttatactgtatgtgtataaaggccatcaaattaaaatttaaaaaaaaatgcacattcgaatgctaaaatgagcatttgaattttggatgtgtgtcaagcactgatgatgactttcATCCTTGGGCTAAAACAGAtgcagtgcaaaaaataaaacagaacgcaggtgtctggTGAGGCATTAAAAGGTTGAATTTCCTTATTAAATTGACACAGCGGCTAAAAAAATGCATTGTTACTGCACAAGATGCAGAAAAAAAACGCAACTGTCAAAAACATCTGTCTAGAGCATGCTTGCATAGAAAAAGGTGGTTGTGTTTGGGGTGAATGGCCCCTTAGGTGGAGGTGTTTGGAGGTTTTCTTGAATA
This genomic interval carries:
- the gars1 gene encoding glycine--tRNA ligase, whose protein sequence is MLSLRSATSALLLRTGPQIVTVRSVPRARSSPIRLCGPPPIRPLFLSACLRKKRKRGLWLEISEGQKMDGNIEEILAPLRLAVKEQGDLVRQLKAENAPDVDVTKAVAELKARKRILEAKELSLQSKDDIVDRTKMEDTLKRRFFYDQAFAIYGGVSGLYDFGPVGCALKNNILQVWRQHFIQEEQILEIDCTMLTPEPVLKTSGHVDKFADYMVKDVKNGECFRADHLLKAHLQKLMSDKKCPAEKKTEIESVITQMDNYTQQELADLFVQYNVKSPSSGNDLTPPISFNLMFQTSIGPGGNMPGYLRPETAQGIFLNFKRLLEFNQGKLPFAAAQIGNSFRNEISPRSGLIRVREFTMAEIEHFVDPNEKVHFKFSNVADLEIMLYSSKAQTSGQSAKIMRLGDAVEQGVINNSVLGYFVGRIYLYLVKVGVAKDKLRFRQHMDNEMAHYACDCWDAETKTSYGWIEIVGCADRSCYDLLCHARATKVPLVAEKPLKEPKVVNVVQFEPNKGAIGKAYKKDAKLAMEYLAICDECFITEQEKLLSENGEFTIETEGKTFKLTKDMVNVKRFQKTLHVEEVVPNVIEPSFGIGRIMYSIFEHTFRIREGDEQRTYFSFPATVAPYKCSVLPLSQNQEFMPFVRELSEALTRNGVSHKVDDSSGSIGRRYARTDEIGVAFGITIDFDTVNKTPHTATLRDRDSMRQIRAEVRELPEIVRDLANCAITWEEVESKFPIFEGQETSKKETVEE